The following are encoded in a window of Bacillus sp. es.036 genomic DNA:
- a CDS encoding ZIP family metal transporter, giving the protein MVTSLLTLFMIGFGGLMIGSFAGRMAFTYYQHRLEALYLICGGMLIGVIMLELIPESIRTYPFWALMAGASLSVFVCVFTDHAIHGMFRDKSYLPVFAFVLAITFHNIPVGIALGMTLGEGIGISLLIALFIHHLPEGVALYILMRMNGVKRIFVIIGGSFVTIVLTVAAWFGMVSSQSILINGVFLGIAIGSLGYVALHEMIGQVVGKVLKRELYLYTCLGILLLSLYLQVAHEIF; this is encoded by the coding sequence ATGGTGACGTCATTGTTAACTCTTTTTATGATTGGCTTTGGAGGACTTATGATCGGCTCGTTCGCAGGGAGAATGGCATTTACATATTATCAACATCGTCTAGAAGCTCTTTACCTTATTTGCGGAGGAATGCTCATTGGTGTCATTATGCTTGAATTAATACCCGAAAGCATACGCACATATCCGTTTTGGGCCCTTATGGCAGGAGCATCGTTGTCGGTCTTTGTGTGTGTGTTTACGGATCACGCTATACACGGGATGTTTCGTGATAAAAGCTATCTTCCTGTGTTCGCTTTCGTACTAGCCATTACTTTTCATAATATCCCTGTAGGAATCGCGCTAGGAATGACATTAGGTGAAGGTATCGGCATATCGTTGCTTATTGCTCTATTTATTCATCATTTACCAGAAGGAGTTGCCCTCTATATTTTAATGAGAATGAATGGGGTTAAACGCATTTTTGTTATCATCGGTGGGAGCTTCGTAACGATTGTTTTAACAGTGGCAGCGTGGTTTGGGATGGTTTCGAGTCAATCTATTCTTATCAACGGCGTGTTTTTGGGCATTGCAATCGGCTCTTTAGGCTATGTAGCGCTTCATGAAATGATCGGCCAAGTTGTCGGGAAAGTTTTAAAAAGAGAGTTGTACTTGTATACGTGTTTGGGAATACTTTTGTTATCACTCTACCTACAGGTGGCTCACGAAATCTTTTGA
- a CDS encoding heavy metal translocating P-type ATPase, translated as MDSKKQISLQVTGMTCASCSTRIEKVLNKMDGVDANVNLSMEKASVSFDQDKVKTEEIVEKIEKLGYGVRKEKVELDIHGMTCAACSTRIEKGLNRTKGVELASVNLTTESGVVEYQPGEVTLDDILQKVKKLGYEAVVKKDRQDQKSYKDEEVKKKKRRLLISALLSLPLLLTMLGHLPVGLALPVPHLLMEPWLQFLLATPVQFVIGAPFYSGAYRALVNKSANMDVLVALGTSAAYFYSVIEGIRSYLTEGYNPSLYFETSAILITLILVGKLFEDLAKGRTTQAITKLLNLQAKEASVIRDGEEVKVPVDQVQVGNHIIVRPGEKIPVDGIVEKGNSSVDESMITGESIPIEKEVGESVIGSTINENGTLTIRAEKVGKDTALAGIIKIVEDAQGSKAPIQRLADVISGVFVPIVVAIAAVTFFIWYFLVDPYNLPQALEVGIAVLVIACPCALGLATPTSIMVGTGKGAEQGILYKGGEFLEATHKIDAILLDKTGTITKGKPEVTDFVAFQSNEESVLEKLVAAEKASEHPLAKSIVEYGLNQKIEVVEAEQFQAIPGHGIVATVQEKQILVGTRKLMEREHISVSAYEEQMTTYELDGKTAMFIAFDNSVQGIIAVADTVKETSQKAIEEMRALGIDVYMITGDNQRTAEAIGKQVNLNGVFAEVLPEEKASKVKELQQEGKRVAMVGDGINDAPALATADIGMAIGTGTDVAIETADVTLVGGDLQNIPKAIHLSQKTMQNIRQNLFWALFYNSIGIPIAALGLLAPWVAGAAMAFSSVSVVANSLRLKRVKL; from the coding sequence ATGGATTCTAAGAAGCAGATCTCCCTTCAAGTTACAGGGATGACGTGTGCATCTTGTTCCACAAGAATCGAAAAAGTATTAAACAAAATGGATGGCGTCGATGCGAATGTTAATTTGTCGATGGAAAAAGCAAGCGTAAGTTTTGATCAAGACAAAGTGAAAACGGAAGAGATTGTAGAGAAGATTGAAAAGCTTGGTTACGGAGTTCGAAAGGAAAAGGTAGAGCTTGATATTCATGGGATGACGTGTGCAGCCTGCTCAACGAGAATCGAAAAAGGTTTAAATCGCACTAAGGGCGTTGAGCTTGCTTCTGTGAATTTAACAACAGAATCTGGCGTTGTTGAATATCAGCCAGGAGAAGTGACATTAGATGATATTCTTCAAAAGGTGAAAAAGCTCGGGTATGAAGCTGTTGTTAAAAAAGACCGACAAGATCAGAAGTCTTATAAAGATGAAGAAGTTAAAAAGAAAAAACGTCGCTTGCTTATCTCAGCGCTTCTTTCGTTACCGCTACTCTTAACAATGCTAGGTCATCTACCTGTCGGATTAGCACTTCCGGTGCCCCATCTTCTCATGGAGCCCTGGCTTCAATTTCTTCTAGCTACACCCGTTCAGTTTGTCATTGGCGCACCATTTTATTCTGGCGCTTATCGAGCACTGGTTAATAAGAGTGCAAATATGGATGTCCTTGTTGCGCTTGGGACATCCGCGGCTTATTTTTACAGTGTGATAGAGGGCATTAGAAGTTATCTAACGGAAGGCTACAATCCGTCTCTTTATTTTGAAACAAGTGCTATTCTGATAACGCTTATTTTAGTCGGAAAGCTATTTGAAGATCTTGCGAAAGGCAGAACAACGCAGGCGATTACAAAATTGCTTAACCTCCAGGCGAAAGAAGCAAGTGTCATTCGGGATGGGGAAGAAGTAAAAGTACCTGTTGATCAAGTACAGGTAGGAAATCATATCATTGTTCGTCCTGGTGAGAAAATACCTGTAGACGGTATCGTAGAAAAAGGCAATTCATCCGTTGATGAGTCTATGATCACAGGGGAATCCATCCCAATAGAAAAAGAAGTAGGAGAGAGTGTAATTGGTTCTACAATTAATGAAAACGGTACGTTAACCATTCGCGCTGAAAAGGTCGGAAAAGACACAGCACTTGCCGGAATCATTAAAATTGTAGAAGATGCCCAGGGGTCTAAAGCACCAATACAGCGGTTAGCCGATGTCATTTCAGGTGTTTTTGTACCGATAGTAGTCGCTATTGCCGCCGTTACGTTTTTCATTTGGTATTTTCTTGTTGATCCATACAATTTACCACAGGCGCTTGAGGTTGGAATAGCCGTTCTTGTTATTGCATGCCCTTGTGCATTAGGTTTAGCTACACCAACATCAATTATGGTTGGGACAGGTAAAGGGGCTGAGCAAGGTATTCTTTATAAAGGTGGCGAATTTCTAGAGGCCACTCACAAAATTGATGCGATCTTACTTGATAAAACAGGGACTATTACAAAAGGAAAGCCAGAAGTAACAGATTTTGTTGCTTTTCAAAGTAATGAGGAGAGCGTGCTGGAAAAATTGGTAGCTGCTGAGAAAGCTTCTGAGCATCCTCTAGCCAAGTCCATTGTAGAGTACGGTTTGAACCAGAAGATTGAAGTAGTTGAAGCAGAGCAGTTTCAAGCTATTCCAGGACATGGGATTGTGGCAACTGTGCAAGAAAAGCAAATCCTTGTTGGAACGCGCAAGCTGATGGAGCGGGAACATATTTCCGTTTCTGCATATGAAGAGCAAATGACTACGTACGAATTAGACGGGAAGACGGCTATGTTTATTGCATTTGATAACAGTGTGCAAGGGATTATTGCTGTCGCTGATACTGTGAAAGAAACGTCTCAGAAAGCGATCGAAGAAATGCGTGCGCTTGGCATTGATGTGTATATGATCACAGGTGACAACCAACGCACAGCTGAGGCAATTGGAAAACAAGTAAATCTAAATGGCGTGTTTGCTGAGGTGCTCCCTGAGGAAAAGGCTAGTAAGGTGAAAGAGTTACAGCAAGAAGGCAAACGAGTTGCGATGGTAGGAGATGGAATTAATGATGCCCCAGCTCTTGCGACAGCTGATATTGGAATGGCTATTGGAACAGGAACAGATGTAGCTATTGAAACAGCGGATGTTACTCTCGTTGGTGGCGATCTTCAAAACATTCCAAAGGCGATTCATTTAAGTCAGAAAACGATGCAGAATATTCGCCAGAATTTATTCTGGGCGCTATTCTATAATTCAATTGGTATTCCAATTGCTGCGCTCGGTCTACTAGCTCCATGGGTTGCTGGAGCGGCTATGGCATTTAGCTCCGTATCTGTCGTAGCAAACTCCCTCCGTTTGAAGCGAGTCAAACTTTAA
- a CDS encoding metal-sensing transcriptional repressor, producing the protein MDDLNIPLQPEKKPTEPRTEEEKQQLQNRLKRIEGQIRGIQKMVGEDRYCVDILIQLSAIQAALKKVGYTLLERHTKTCVANSIKEGTGDEQIEELMKVIQQFSK; encoded by the coding sequence ATGGATGACTTGAACATTCCCCTACAGCCGGAGAAGAAGCCCACTGAACCGCGAACCGAAGAAGAAAAGCAGCAGCTTCAAAACCGCTTAAAACGCATTGAAGGCCAGATCCGTGGTATTCAAAAAATGGTCGGAGAAGACCGCTATTGTGTAGACATTCTCATTCAGCTTTCTGCGATTCAGGCAGCATTAAAAAAAGTTGGTTATACGCTTCTTGAACGCCATACGAAAACGTGCGTAGCTAATTCAATTAAAGAAGGTACGGGTGATGAGCAGATAGAGGAGCTAATGAAAGTGATTCAGCAGTTCTCCAAATAA
- the copZ gene encoding copper chaperone CopZ codes for MEQTTLKIEGMTCDHCKAAVTNALTELDGVAEVDVNVKEGTAKVSYDSRSVSVSEMNEAVEEQGYDIV; via the coding sequence ATGGAACAAACAACGTTAAAAATCGAAGGTATGACATGTGATCATTGTAAAGCAGCAGTAACTAATGCATTAACAGAGCTTGATGGTGTAGCAGAAGTAGATGTGAATGTAAAAGAAGGCACGGCAAAAGTTTCTTACGACTCTAGAAGTGTTTCTGTTTCAGAAATGAATGAAGCGGTTGAAGAACAGGGATATGATATTGTCTAA
- a CDS encoding PTS mannitol-specific transporter subunit IIBC → MSEQNTEKSGFKVKVQRFGSYLSSMIMPNIGAFIAWGLITALFIPDGYLPNASLAELVEPMLYYLLPLLIGYTGGKIVYGGRGGVVGATATIGVIVGADIPMFLGAMAMGPLGGYLIKKFDEAIHGKIKSGFEMLVNNFSAGIIGGALTIIASIAIGPVVLGLNKALAAGVEAIIAAGLLPLVSILIEPGKVLFLNNAINHGIFTPLGLEQVANTGKSVLFLVESNPGPGLGILLAYSIVGKGSAKQSAPGAALIHFVGGIHEIYFPYILMKPALVLAAILGGMGGVFTFTLLDAGLLAAASPGSIVSLMIMSPRGGYLSVIAGVLVATAISFLVSFVILKRSKDSGEDISEATEKMEAMKGKKSSVSSNLKTNAEEPKVEASSYGNIAKVVFACDAGMGSSAMGASVLRNKFKKAGLTDIEVTNTSISNLPNDADLVVTHQDLTDRAKDKLPEANHISVKNFMNSPKYDELVAELTSTGETPVKEETKPEQAEQKEINKVVFACDAGMGSSAMGASVLRNKFKKAGLKDIDVTNTAISNLPDDADLIITHQDLTDRAKAKRPDAEHISVANFMNSPKYEELVDRLKK, encoded by the coding sequence ATGAGTGAACAGAACACAGAGAAATCTGGATTCAAAGTAAAAGTTCAGCGGTTCGGAAGTTACTTAAGCAGTATGATCATGCCGAATATTGGTGCGTTTATTGCTTGGGGGTTAATCACTGCTCTATTCATACCAGATGGTTATTTACCAAACGCAAGTCTAGCAGAATTAGTAGAACCAATGCTTTACTACCTATTGCCACTACTGATTGGATATACTGGAGGTAAAATTGTCTACGGCGGTCGTGGTGGAGTGGTCGGTGCAACAGCTACGATCGGTGTTATTGTAGGCGCGGACATTCCGATGTTCCTTGGAGCTATGGCAATGGGACCCCTTGGAGGATATTTAATTAAGAAATTTGACGAGGCCATTCATGGCAAGATTAAATCAGGTTTTGAAATGCTTGTTAATAATTTTTCAGCAGGAATTATCGGTGGAGCGTTAACAATTATTGCTTCAATAGCAATTGGACCAGTTGTATTGGGACTAAACAAAGCACTTGCTGCTGGTGTAGAAGCGATTATCGCTGCAGGTCTACTCCCTCTAGTAAGTATTCTAATTGAACCAGGTAAAGTACTCTTTTTAAATAATGCGATTAACCACGGGATTTTCACCCCACTTGGACTTGAACAGGTAGCGAATACAGGTAAATCGGTTCTCTTTTTGGTTGAATCCAATCCTGGTCCAGGTTTAGGGATTCTCCTTGCCTACTCGATTGTGGGTAAAGGGTCAGCAAAACAATCAGCACCAGGAGCTGCACTGATTCATTTCGTTGGGGGTATTCATGAAATTTACTTCCCTTACATTTTGATGAAGCCAGCACTTGTACTTGCTGCCATTCTTGGTGGAATGGGTGGTGTATTCACATTTACACTTCTAGATGCAGGACTGTTAGCAGCGGCTTCACCAGGTAGTATCGTCTCTCTTATGATTATGTCACCACGAGGCGGCTATCTAAGCGTTATTGCAGGTGTTCTTGTAGCAACAGCTATTTCTTTCTTAGTCTCATTCGTCATTCTAAAACGCTCAAAAGATAGCGGAGAAGATATTTCAGAAGCAACTGAAAAAATGGAAGCAATGAAAGGGAAGAAGAGTAGCGTATCGTCTAATCTAAAAACGAATGCGGAAGAGCCAAAAGTAGAAGCATCTTCTTATGGTAACATCGCTAAAGTAGTCTTTGCATGTGATGCTGGAATGGGATCAAGTGCAATGGGCGCATCCGTACTTCGTAACAAATTCAAAAAAGCTGGGTTAACAGACATTGAAGTAACGAATACATCGATTAGCAACCTGCCGAATGATGCTGACCTAGTCGTCACGCACCAGGATTTAACGGATCGTGCGAAGGATAAGCTTCCAGAAGCGAATCATATCTCGGTTAAAAACTTTATGAATAGTCCAAAATACGATGAGCTTGTTGCTGAGTTAACTTCCACAGGAGAAACGCCAGTAAAAGAAGAGACAAAACCAGAACAAGCAGAGCAGAAAGAAATTAATAAAGTAGTCTTTGCATGTGATGCTGGAATGGGATCAAGTGCAATGGGCGCATCGGTTCTACGTAATAAGTTCAAGAAAGCAGGACTTAAAGATATTGATGTGACAAATACGGCTATTAGTAACTTACCAGATGATGCCGATTTAATCATCACTCACCAGGACTTAACTGATCGAGCAAAAGCGAAACGCCCTGATGCTGAGCATATCTCAGTTGCAAACTTTATGAATAGCCCGAAATACGAAGAGCTTGTTGATAGACTAAAAAAATAG
- a CDS encoding heavy metal translocating P-type ATPase yields MEEYRLKGLSCPNCAAGMEQQIQKLEYGESAQIQYNSGKLKVDKRVNIEQVEKILDSDHASIMKEEEGHTHAHASMKWLLGISTGIFLFALLLDFVTAVPAVPFYLTAIILSGYQTFMKGLRNLTKLTFNIETLMTIALIGAVSIGEWKEGTLVAILFGLNEYLEGLGMEKARKSMESLLQIAPKEALLIRDGKEEVVSINDLKVDDLVLVQSGAKIPSDGIVSAGYSSVNEAAITGEAMPVEKGVGESVFGGSINNEGILHVKISKAYEDSSLAKILHLVEEAQETKTPTELFINRFSRFYTPIIMVISALVMLVPPLLFGGIWGDWFYQGLAVLIVGCPCALILSSPIANISGITRNARNGILVKGSVYLEQLGKIDTLAFDKTGTLTKGFPYVETYESYSDEKFLSVAAAVEKHSSHPLAKAIMKKVADFPYREFEATNVETVSGQGIIAEVNGKRHWVGNEKSVCHVSIPENVQSSIDAMKRDGLTLVIVADETKILGMFGIADEIREESQSVIRDLHQAGIKNTVMLTGDHEKTAEKVANRVGVRSYFGGLLPEDKVAKVKELTAKGKVAMIGDGINDAPALASADLGIAMGKGTDSAIETADIVLMQDHLGKLPEAVSIAKRVNRTIRVNIALALGLKLIALLLTIPGLLTLWIAILSDMGATILVTLISLTILWERKEKEKPTIKKGAEPQHS; encoded by the coding sequence ATGGAAGAATATCGTCTTAAGGGCTTATCTTGTCCTAACTGTGCTGCTGGCATGGAGCAACAGATTCAAAAACTTGAGTACGGCGAATCAGCTCAAATTCAGTACAATTCAGGTAAACTAAAAGTAGATAAAAGAGTTAACATTGAACAGGTCGAGAAAATCCTTGATTCCGATCATGCTTCTATAATGAAGGAAGAAGAAGGACATACACACGCTCACGCTAGTATGAAGTGGCTCCTAGGCATTTCAACTGGTATCTTTCTATTCGCTCTGCTATTGGATTTCGTCACAGCTGTTCCAGCTGTTCCGTTTTATCTTACTGCGATTATCTTAAGCGGTTATCAAACGTTTATGAAAGGTCTTCGAAATTTAACGAAGTTAACATTTAATATTGAAACCTTAATGACGATTGCGTTAATCGGGGCTGTTTCCATTGGAGAGTGGAAAGAAGGAACGCTTGTTGCGATTTTGTTTGGATTGAATGAATACTTAGAAGGACTTGGCATGGAGAAGGCCAGGAAGTCGATGGAATCTCTTCTTCAAATCGCACCGAAAGAAGCGCTTCTTATCCGAGATGGAAAAGAAGAAGTTGTCTCAATTAACGACCTTAAAGTAGACGATCTTGTTCTCGTTCAATCTGGCGCTAAAATTCCTTCAGATGGGATTGTATCAGCTGGATATAGCTCAGTGAATGAAGCTGCGATCACAGGAGAAGCTATGCCGGTTGAAAAAGGTGTTGGTGAATCTGTTTTTGGCGGAAGCATTAATAATGAGGGCATTCTGCACGTGAAAATCTCAAAGGCCTATGAGGATTCTTCGCTCGCAAAAATTTTGCATTTAGTTGAAGAAGCTCAAGAAACGAAGACACCAACAGAGTTATTTATTAATCGTTTTTCAAGATTCTATACACCAATTATCATGGTCATCTCAGCCCTGGTTATGCTTGTTCCTCCGTTATTGTTTGGTGGGATTTGGGGTGACTGGTTTTATCAAGGACTTGCTGTATTGATTGTAGGTTGTCCTTGTGCTCTTATACTGTCATCACCTATTGCGAACATCTCCGGTATTACAAGGAATGCGCGTAACGGCATTCTTGTAAAAGGATCGGTTTATCTTGAGCAACTGGGTAAAATCGATACGCTAGCTTTTGATAAGACTGGGACACTTACAAAAGGATTCCCTTATGTTGAGACATATGAAAGCTATAGCGATGAGAAGTTTTTATCTGTAGCAGCAGCGGTCGAGAAGCATTCTTCTCATCCACTAGCCAAAGCAATTATGAAGAAAGTAGCTGATTTTCCTTATAGAGAATTCGAAGCAACCAATGTCGAAACGGTTTCAGGGCAAGGCATCATTGCAGAGGTTAATGGAAAGAGACATTGGGTGGGAAATGAAAAAAGCGTATGTCATGTTTCCATACCTGAGAATGTGCAGTCATCAATTGATGCGATGAAACGAGATGGGCTAACGCTTGTCATTGTAGCCGATGAAACAAAGATACTTGGTATGTTTGGTATTGCGGATGAAATTCGCGAAGAAAGCCAGTCTGTTATACGGGATTTGCATCAAGCAGGTATTAAGAATACGGTGATGTTAACAGGAGATCATGAGAAAACAGCTGAGAAAGTAGCAAACCGTGTTGGTGTTCGTTCTTATTTCGGTGGTCTTTTACCTGAAGACAAAGTCGCTAAAGTGAAAGAATTAACAGCGAAAGGCAAAGTAGCCATGATTGGTGACGGAATTAACGATGCACCGGCTCTTGCTTCAGCTGATCTTGGAATTGCAATGGGGAAAGGGACGGATAGCGCGATTGAAACAGCCGATATTGTATTGATGCAGGATCATCTCGGTAAGCTGCCAGAAGCGGTCTCGATTGCCAAGCGCGTGAATCGAACGATCCGAGTCAATATTGCACTAGCCCTTGGTTTGAAACTCATTGCCTTACTCCTTACTATTCCTGGACTATTGACGCTATGGATTGCAATATTGTCGGATATGGGTGCAACGATTCTTGTAACCTTGATTAGTTTAACGATTTTATGGGAGCGGAAAGAAAAAGAAAAGCCAACGATAAAGAAGGGAGCTGAACCCCAGCATTCGTAA
- a CDS encoding BglG family transcription antiterminator, whose amino-acid sequence MFISARERSILQLLLDSDDYYTVKGIAQELEVSERTVHRDLVGVEDILTQYNLTLQKKAGVGVQLDGHESSRAELKSYLVDLTITEYTQQERETLILCKLLESADPIKLVGLANDLKVTVATVSHDLDKAEEWLERMQLSLIRRRGYGVQVEGAEALKRHAMSSLLALEFNDSDFFTLLKKSIQNKSQESVLQSASERLLGLVDRTKLLKVETIVDDVNNELPYMIADSAYIGLIVHLTLAVERIQKGEKIEIDEEYLSTLVNTKEFGFARIIGTKLEESFNVLIPEAEIGYITMHLRGAKLRNTGDYYLEETNYPILVKTKELIRYVDHHLNAGLATNESLLEGLVTHLGPATHRVRQNMNIHNPLLTKIKADYADLFQLLEEALKETFPGIPIPDEEVGFLVLHFGSALEGRFQHNEVNILAVCSSGIGTSKMLATRLKQELPEIHTIKSASLFELQDEDRESYDLIVSTIPLPDYEGEYIRVNPFLTEEEATRIRSTLQKKSMMKKRSTVEKPKKDKESLFISKDEANIWFRKAGIYSTTVSSVIELFRVNQSEHKEVEKLLEEECMRLEKLNAISHSLEVKEELLKREAISGVGIPETSLALFHTRTPEVKKPVFTIGRLMAPIQRKAMDGSLIEIDTVLLQLAPEDSPVESIEIMSYISSLIIESNESIALFSESNQESIGLYLANKMKSYVEKLLGFKGDD is encoded by the coding sequence GTGTTTATTTCAGCAAGGGAACGAAGTATTCTTCAGCTTCTATTAGATAGTGATGACTATTATACGGTCAAAGGGATTGCTCAAGAGCTTGAGGTAAGCGAACGAACGGTTCACCGTGACTTAGTCGGCGTAGAGGATATTCTCACTCAATATAATTTAACCTTACAAAAGAAAGCTGGAGTAGGCGTTCAACTTGATGGTCACGAATCTAGCCGAGCTGAGTTAAAAAGCTATCTAGTTGATCTAACCATTACAGAATATACGCAACAGGAAAGGGAGACGTTGATTCTATGCAAGCTATTGGAATCAGCTGACCCTATTAAGTTAGTTGGTCTAGCGAATGACTTGAAAGTAACAGTTGCTACTGTTAGTCATGATTTAGACAAAGCGGAAGAATGGCTTGAAAGAATGCAGCTTTCATTAATAAGAAGGCGGGGATATGGTGTGCAAGTTGAAGGGGCGGAAGCCTTGAAGAGACACGCCATGAGCTCTTTGCTTGCGCTTGAGTTTAATGATTCAGACTTTTTTACATTGTTAAAGAAGTCGATCCAAAATAAATCTCAAGAGAGTGTTCTCCAATCTGCTTCCGAACGATTGCTAGGTTTAGTTGATCGAACTAAGCTTTTGAAGGTTGAGACAATCGTTGATGATGTTAACAATGAGCTACCCTATATGATCGCTGACAGCGCATATATTGGTTTGATCGTCCATCTGACCCTCGCTGTTGAGCGTATTCAAAAGGGTGAAAAAATCGAGATAGATGAAGAATATTTAAGTACCCTAGTGAATACGAAAGAGTTTGGTTTTGCTAGAATAATCGGTACAAAACTTGAAGAATCTTTTAATGTCTTGATACCTGAAGCTGAAATTGGTTATATCACCATGCATTTACGCGGAGCGAAATTGAGAAATACCGGAGATTACTATTTGGAAGAAACGAATTATCCGATTCTCGTTAAAACAAAGGAGTTAATCCGCTATGTAGATCACCACCTCAATGCGGGTTTAGCAACGAATGAATCACTTTTAGAAGGATTAGTGACACACCTCGGTCCTGCTACCCATCGCGTTAGGCAGAACATGAATATCCATAATCCTTTACTTACAAAAATAAAAGCAGATTATGCTGACTTATTCCAACTGCTTGAAGAAGCGTTAAAAGAAACTTTTCCGGGGATACCCATTCCTGATGAAGAAGTTGGTTTTCTCGTTCTCCACTTTGGTTCAGCCCTTGAAGGTCGCTTTCAACATAACGAAGTGAATATTCTTGCCGTATGCTCAAGTGGTATCGGGACATCCAAAATGCTGGCTACTCGGTTAAAACAGGAGTTGCCAGAAATTCATACTATCAAAAGTGCTTCATTATTTGAATTGCAAGATGAAGATCGCGAAAGCTATGACCTAATTGTTTCAACTATTCCTCTTCCAGATTATGAAGGCGAGTATATTAGGGTGAATCCTTTTTTAACGGAGGAAGAGGCAACGCGCATTCGCTCGACACTACAAAAGAAGTCGATGATGAAAAAAAGAAGCACGGTAGAGAAACCTAAGAAGGACAAAGAATCTTTATTTATTTCAAAAGATGAAGCAAACATCTGGTTTCGTAAAGCTGGAATATATAGCACGACTGTATCTTCGGTAATAGAATTATTTCGAGTAAATCAATCTGAACACAAAGAGGTCGAGAAACTCTTAGAAGAAGAGTGTATGCGTCTAGAAAAACTTAATGCGATCAGCCATTCACTAGAAGTTAAAGAGGAGCTTCTGAAGCGTGAAGCCATAAGTGGAGTGGGTATTCCTGAGACTTCACTTGCATTGTTTCATACGCGGACACCTGAAGTTAAAAAACCAGTATTTACAATTGGTCGTTTGATGGCACCGATTCAGCGAAAGGCAATGGATGGTTCACTCATTGAAATAGATACTGTTCTTTTACAACTCGCACCAGAGGATTCACCTGTGGAAAGTATCGAGATCATGAGCTACATCAGTTCTCTAATTATTGAATCAAATGAAAGCATCGCGCTTTTCTCGGAGAGCAATCAAGAGTCTATAGGGTTATACCTTGCAAATAAAATGAAAAGTTATGTAGAAAAATTATTAGGATTTAAAGGAGACGATTGA
- a CDS encoding arginine deiminase family protein codes for MNIQPNCWNEYGQLKSVIVCSPSISDVPDQQTATDVQWEKAVRQKKARENHQIMIEAMEEEGVNVIDYSVHLSREELLLNEKLINRIFVRDLACVFGQIILPGAAGTSMRRPEYFQSHTLFQQWFDNKTFRLEENNNLKALEYGDVMILNKDAILINAGIRTSIESVEALQGDLFKAGFSEIGVIDLPRRPDTMHLDMNCNVVGGKLFIGKSYMNYLPIQVITAKGFTYEMPEVFLKRHGFVTEWTSAIKHTVADINFLNLNPETLLISTKANKSIFKNDSILKKKKLIEIEVDELEKGGGGIRCMTLPLERD; via the coding sequence ATGAACATCCAACCAAATTGTTGGAATGAATACGGACAATTAAAATCGGTTATCGTTTGTTCTCCGTCGATTTCAGATGTACCTGATCAACAGACAGCTACAGATGTGCAATGGGAAAAGGCAGTGAGACAAAAAAAGGCGAGAGAAAATCATCAAATAATGATTGAAGCGATGGAGGAAGAAGGAGTAAATGTGATTGATTACTCCGTTCATTTATCACGAGAGGAACTTTTATTAAATGAAAAATTAATTAATCGCATTTTCGTCCGCGATCTTGCATGTGTGTTTGGACAAATTATTCTTCCCGGGGCAGCTGGGACGTCTATGAGGAGACCTGAATATTTTCAAAGTCACACGTTATTTCAACAATGGTTTGATAACAAGACGTTTCGTTTGGAAGAAAATAATAATTTGAAGGCGCTCGAATATGGAGATGTGATGATCCTGAATAAAGATGCCATTTTGATAAATGCAGGCATTCGGACAAGCATTGAAAGTGTAGAAGCTTTGCAGGGCGATTTGTTCAAGGCTGGTTTCTCAGAAATTGGTGTCATTGATTTACCCCGTCGCCCAGACACAATGCACCTCGATATGAATTGTAATGTGGTTGGGGGAAAACTTTTTATTGGGAAAAGCTACATGAACTATTTACCGATTCAAGTTATAACAGCAAAAGGGTTTACTTATGAAATGCCAGAAGTGTTTTTAAAGCGACATGGGTTTGTAACGGAGTGGACTTCTGCCATTAAACATACCGTGGCAGATATCAATTTTTTAAATCTTAATCCAGAGACGCTGTTAATCAGTACAAAAGCTAATAAATCAATCTTTAAAAACGATTCTATTCTTAAAAAGAAAAAGCTGATTGAAATCGAAGTAGACGAATTAGAAAAAGGGGGCGGAGGTATACGGTGTATGACGTTGCCTTTGGAAAGAGACTGA